The proteins below are encoded in one region of Amycolatopsis magusensis:
- a CDS encoding LacI family DNA-binding transcriptional regulator gives MKRRIAEVAKQVGVSEATVSRVLNGRPGVAESTRTAVLTALDVLGYERPTQLRGERARLVGLVLPELQNPIFPALAEVMGNALAQQGFTPVLCTRTAGGVSEADYVDLLLQQQVSGVAFAGGQYAQADAVHTHYHRLVERGLPTVLLNAAVGELGMPQVSCDDAMAVEQAIGHLLSLGHERIGLLLGPADHVPSRRKHEAFDACLSAAGLNADPEAIAHGMFSLEGGHAGAARLLKRGVTAILCASDPLALGAIRAARRHGLSVPEDISVVGYDDSALMQCVDPPLTTIRQPIESMGRAVVELLVKKINGGQVPAEELLFAPELVVRSSTGRVPS, from the coding sequence ATGAAGCGTCGGATCGCGGAAGTCGCGAAGCAGGTGGGGGTCAGCGAGGCCACGGTGAGCCGGGTGCTCAACGGCAGGCCGGGAGTCGCCGAGAGCACGCGGACCGCGGTGCTCACCGCGCTCGACGTGCTCGGGTACGAACGGCCGACGCAGTTGCGCGGCGAGCGGGCGCGGCTGGTCGGCCTGGTGCTGCCCGAACTGCAGAACCCCATCTTCCCCGCGCTCGCCGAGGTGATGGGCAACGCACTCGCGCAGCAGGGGTTCACCCCGGTGCTCTGCACCCGCACCGCCGGTGGGGTGTCCGAGGCGGACTACGTGGACCTCCTGCTCCAGCAGCAGGTTTCCGGCGTCGCCTTCGCCGGTGGCCAGTACGCGCAGGCCGACGCCGTGCACACGCACTACCACCGGCTCGTCGAACGCGGCCTGCCGACGGTGCTGCTCAACGCCGCCGTCGGCGAACTCGGCATGCCGCAGGTCTCGTGCGACGACGCGATGGCCGTGGAGCAGGCGATCGGCCACCTGCTCTCCCTCGGGCACGAGCGCATCGGCCTGCTGCTCGGCCCGGCCGACCACGTGCCCTCCCGCCGCAAGCACGAAGCGTTCGACGCCTGCCTGTCCGCGGCCGGGCTGAACGCCGATCCCGAGGCCATCGCGCACGGGATGTTCTCGCTGGAAGGCGGCCACGCCGGCGCCGCGAGGCTGCTCAAGCGCGGGGTCACCGCGATCCTCTGCGCCAGCGACCCGCTGGCCCTCGGCGCCATCCGGGCCGCCCGGCGGCACGGGCTCTCCGTACCCGAGGACATCTCGGTGGTCGGCTACGACGACTCGGCGCTCATGCAGTGCGTCGACCCGCCGCTGACCACGATCCGCCAGCCGATCGAGTCGATGGGCCGCGCGGTGGTGGAACTGCTGGTCAAGAAGATCAACGGGGGGCAGGTCCCCGCCGAGGAACTGCTGTTCGCGCCCGAACTCGTGGTCCGCAGCTCCACCGGGAGGGTGCCCAGCTGA
- a CDS encoding ABC transporter substrate-binding protein: protein MKSPRSRRVLVPLAAIGLLAAVPACSGGSGEERSADGKLKVSINGQPPQTQAFERTIFDQDVAEFEAAHPDIDLEPHEGFMEVESFSAKLAGGQLEDVFYVYFTDPAQIIARRQAADITEAVQGLPHVDQLQPQLLDVFRDSGGKLYGLPTANYSMGLVYHRPLFVKAGLDPDQPPRTWAEVRAAADKIAALGDGVVGYADFSKGNQGGWHLTAWLNSLGGQIARKDGDSWKADFNNDLGRTALEHLKQMRWTDDSMGSKQLLTDADVQRMMGSGQLGMYLAAPDNIPVLVKQFNGKYEDYGLAPVPEGKGTLIGGEGYMVNPKASPEKIKAGLAWIQWKYLNPDRFDSFTQRYADGQQPVGLPALPNPDIWTGALREQQEAVKAKYANVPAQNYAPYLNAAATIKGHLEPPSAQQVYATLDTVMQAVLTDPAADPAALLATAETKVNATLAQVR from the coding sequence ATGAAGAGTCCGCGCTCGCGCAGAGTCCTGGTTCCACTCGCCGCGATCGGCCTGCTGGCCGCCGTGCCCGCTTGCTCGGGCGGCTCCGGGGAGGAACGCTCGGCCGACGGCAAGCTCAAGGTCTCGATCAACGGCCAGCCACCCCAGACCCAGGCCTTCGAGCGGACGATCTTCGACCAGGACGTGGCGGAGTTCGAGGCCGCCCACCCGGACATCGACCTCGAGCCACACGAGGGGTTCATGGAGGTCGAGTCGTTCTCCGCGAAGCTGGCGGGCGGCCAGCTGGAGGACGTCTTCTACGTCTACTTCACCGACCCGGCGCAGATCATCGCCCGGCGCCAGGCCGCCGACATCACCGAAGCGGTCCAGGGCCTGCCGCACGTGGACCAGCTCCAGCCGCAGTTGCTGGACGTGTTCCGGGACAGCGGCGGCAAGCTCTACGGCCTGCCGACGGCGAACTACTCGATGGGCCTGGTCTACCACCGGCCGCTGTTCGTCAAGGCCGGCCTGGACCCGGACCAGCCGCCGCGCACCTGGGCCGAGGTCCGCGCCGCCGCCGACAAGATCGCCGCGCTCGGCGACGGCGTGGTCGGCTACGCGGACTTCAGCAAGGGCAACCAGGGCGGCTGGCACCTGACCGCCTGGCTCAACTCGCTCGGCGGCCAGATCGCCCGCAAGGACGGTGACAGCTGGAAGGCCGACTTCAACAACGACCTCGGCCGCACCGCGCTCGAACACCTCAAGCAGATGCGCTGGACCGACGATTCGATGGGCAGCAAGCAACTGCTCACCGACGCCGACGTGCAGCGCATGATGGGCTCGGGCCAGCTGGGCATGTACCTCGCCGCACCGGACAACATCCCGGTGCTGGTCAAGCAGTTCAACGGCAAGTACGAGGACTACGGCCTGGCGCCGGTGCCGGAGGGCAAGGGCACGCTGATCGGCGGCGAGGGCTACATGGTCAACCCCAAGGCGTCGCCGGAGAAGATCAAGGCCGGGCTCGCCTGGATCCAGTGGAAGTACCTCAACCCGGACCGGTTCGACTCCTTCACCCAGCGCTACGCCGACGGTCAGCAGCCGGTCGGGCTGCCCGCGCTGCCGAACCCCGACATCTGGACCGGCGCCCTGCGTGAGCAGCAGGAAGCGGTGAAAGCCAAGTACGCCAACGTGCCCGCGCAGAACTACGCCCCCTACCTGAACGCCGCGGCCACCATCAAGGGCCACCTCGAACCGCCGAGCGCCCAGCAGGTCTACGCCACGCTCGACACGGTGATGCAGGCGGTGCTGACCGATCCGGCGGCCGATCCCGCCGCCCTGCTCGCCACCGCGGAGACGAAGGTCAACGCCACCCTTGCCCAGGTCAGGTGA
- a CDS encoding carbohydrate ABC transporter permease, whose amino-acid sequence MSAPARRRRRLAENVTAYGLLSAALVVFALFSWFPIVRGVVLSFQQVNFVDDPEWVGLANFELLFSDPLFAVAWRNTLLFTGLALVFGFAIPFLAAVLLNELRHARAYFRLVVYLPVMLPPVVTALLWKWFFDPGPGLFNEGLRAAGLSGSAWLDSSDTAMLSLVLVSTWANMGSTTLIYLAALQTIPGDLYEAAELDGAGIWRRLWHVTVPQTRFVLLVLLLLQVVATMQVFTEPFVMTGGGPDDSTVTVLLLLYRYAFVYNDFGSASALSLLLFIALGVFSAAYVRLTRRSAE is encoded by the coding sequence GTGAGCGCCCCGGCCAGGCGGCGCCGCAGGCTCGCCGAGAACGTCACGGCCTACGGTCTGCTCAGCGCCGCGCTGGTCGTCTTCGCGTTGTTCTCCTGGTTCCCGATCGTGCGCGGGGTGGTGCTCAGCTTCCAGCAGGTGAACTTCGTCGACGACCCGGAATGGGTCGGCCTGGCCAACTTCGAGCTGCTCTTCTCCGATCCGCTGTTCGCCGTGGCCTGGCGCAACACCCTGCTGTTCACCGGGCTGGCGCTGGTCTTCGGCTTCGCCATCCCATTCCTCGCCGCGGTCCTGCTCAACGAACTGCGGCACGCGCGGGCGTACTTCCGGCTGGTGGTCTACCTGCCGGTGATGCTGCCACCGGTGGTCACCGCGCTGCTGTGGAAGTGGTTCTTCGACCCGGGACCCGGCCTGTTCAACGAGGGGCTGCGCGCGGCCGGGCTGTCCGGTTCGGCCTGGCTCGACTCCAGCGACACCGCGATGCTCTCGCTGGTGCTGGTGTCGACCTGGGCGAACATGGGCAGCACCACGCTGATCTACCTGGCCGCGCTGCAGACCATCCCCGGTGACCTGTACGAGGCCGCCGAACTGGACGGCGCCGGGATCTGGCGGCGGCTGTGGCACGTGACCGTGCCGCAGACCCGGTTCGTGCTGCTGGTGCTGTTGCTGCTGCAGGTGGTGGCGACCATGCAGGTGTTCACCGAGCCGTTCGTGATGACCGGCGGTGGCCCGGACGACTCCACCGTCACCGTGCTCCTGCTGCTCTACCGGTACGCCTTCGTCTACAACGACTTCGGCTCCGCCAGCGCGCTGAGCCTGCTGCTGTTCATCGCGCTCGGGGTGTTCTCGGCCGCGTACGTCCGGCTCACGAGGAGGAGTGCGGAATGA
- a CDS encoding carbohydrate ABC transporter permease: MRGAPGPRTLVSPSQLRSTRGRIVYWVVFTLVMVAFTLAFLFPLYWAVTGAMKSPDELARIPPTLVPEQWQPGTFAQAWNELDLGKYFLNTIVVAGGAWLLQLAVAVPAAFALSKLRPVLGNVVLGLMLATLMLPASALLVPTYLTVADVPLLGVNLLSTPAAIWLPAAASAFNIYLLKRFFDQIPDELIEAATIDGAGPVRILLRIVLPISRPVLAVVSIFAVVAAWKDFIWPLLVLQDPGTQTLSVLLQRVAPDLRLDLLVAGLVLASLPMVGLFLVFQKQILAGLTAGSLKG, translated from the coding sequence ATGAGGGGCGCCCCCGGTCCTCGGACGCTGGTCTCGCCGTCGCAGCTGCGCAGCACCCGCGGCCGGATCGTGTACTGGGTGGTCTTCACCCTGGTCATGGTCGCGTTCACGCTGGCCTTCCTGTTCCCGCTGTACTGGGCGGTGACCGGGGCGATGAAGTCGCCGGACGAATTGGCGCGCATCCCGCCGACGCTGGTGCCCGAGCAGTGGCAGCCGGGCACGTTCGCCCAGGCGTGGAACGAACTCGACCTGGGCAAGTACTTCCTGAACACGATCGTGGTGGCCGGTGGGGCGTGGCTGCTGCAACTCGCGGTCGCGGTGCCCGCCGCGTTCGCGCTGTCGAAACTGCGCCCGGTGCTGGGCAACGTGGTGCTCGGGCTGATGCTGGCCACGCTGATGCTGCCGGCCTCGGCGCTGCTGGTGCCGACCTACCTGACGGTGGCCGACGTGCCGCTGCTCGGGGTCAACCTGCTCAGCACCCCGGCGGCGATCTGGCTGCCCGCCGCGGCCAGCGCGTTCAACATCTACCTGCTCAAGCGGTTCTTCGACCAGATCCCGGACGAGCTGATCGAGGCCGCCACCATCGACGGCGCCGGGCCGGTGCGCATCCTGCTGCGGATCGTGCTGCCGATCTCGCGCCCGGTGCTCGCGGTGGTCTCCATCTTCGCGGTGGTCGCCGCGTGGAAGGACTTCATCTGGCCGCTGCTGGTGCTGCAGGACCCCGGCACGCAGACGCTGTCGGTGTTGCTGCAGCGGGTGGCGCCGGACCTGCGGCTGGACCTGCTGGTGGCCGGGCTGGTGCTGGCCAGCCTGCCGATGGTGGGGCTGTTCCTGGTGTTCCAGAAGCAGATCCTCGCCGGACTGACCGCGGGCAGCCTCAAGGGCTGA
- a CDS encoding glycoside hydrolase family 13 protein, translating into MTESQWWRQAAIYQVYLRSFADGDGDGIGDLAGVRARLGYLADLGVDAIWFTPWYPSPMDDGGYDVADFRDIEPTFGTLADAERVLAEAHELGLKVIIDIVPNHCSDTHRWFSAALEAGPGSPERERFWFRDGRGPDGAEPPNNWRSRFGGPAWTRVVEPDGSPGQWFLHLYSSRQPDLNWESAEVRAEFEDILRFWFDRGVDGFRIDVADGMVKDPLLPDVELGDETPFSDREGVHEIYRAWRRIARSYPDERLLVGEMWLPDLRRSARYLRPDEMHAAFNFDFLVCPWDAGRFRGVIDRTLDSHDEVGAPPSWVLSNHDVTRPVTRYGRAGDTGFSFADRLHGTPVDRVLGTRRARAAALLAMSLPGGIYLYQGEELGLWEVEDIPGELRQDPVWERSDHADPGRDGCRVPMPWSGSSAPFGFSPDDAEKEPWLPQPAEWVSYTAEAQVGDAGSVLSLYRSGLRLRKHAQGELHWLEQPGEVLAFRRGDSFACLLNFSGEAVPLPSYREVLLASGPLDDGRLPADTAVWLELS; encoded by the coding sequence GTGACCGAATCCCAGTGGTGGCGTCAGGCGGCGATCTACCAGGTCTACCTGCGGAGCTTCGCCGACGGGGACGGGGACGGCATCGGTGACCTCGCCGGTGTCCGCGCCCGGTTGGGCTATCTCGCGGACCTGGGCGTGGACGCCATCTGGTTCACCCCGTGGTACCCGTCCCCGATGGACGACGGTGGTTACGACGTCGCCGACTTCCGCGACATCGAGCCGACCTTCGGCACGCTCGCCGACGCCGAGCGCGTACTGGCCGAGGCACACGAACTCGGCCTCAAGGTGATCATCGACATCGTGCCGAACCACTGCTCGGACACGCACCGGTGGTTCAGCGCCGCACTCGAGGCCGGGCCGGGCTCGCCGGAGCGCGAGCGGTTCTGGTTCCGCGACGGCCGCGGCCCGGATGGTGCCGAGCCGCCCAACAACTGGCGCTCGCGCTTCGGCGGCCCGGCCTGGACGCGGGTGGTCGAGCCGGACGGCTCTCCCGGCCAGTGGTTCCTGCACCTCTACAGCTCGCGGCAGCCGGACCTGAACTGGGAAAGCGCCGAGGTCCGCGCGGAGTTCGAGGACATCCTGCGGTTCTGGTTCGACCGCGGGGTCGACGGTTTCCGCATCGACGTGGCCGACGGGATGGTCAAGGACCCGCTGCTGCCGGACGTCGAACTGGGTGACGAAACCCCGTTCTCCGACCGTGAGGGCGTGCACGAGATCTACCGGGCGTGGCGGCGGATCGCGCGGAGCTACCCGGACGAACGCCTGCTGGTGGGCGAAATGTGGCTGCCGGACCTGCGACGGTCGGCACGGTACCTGCGGCCGGACGAGATGCACGCGGCGTTCAACTTCGACTTCCTGGTCTGCCCGTGGGACGCCGGGCGGTTCCGCGGCGTGATCGACCGGACGCTGGACTCGCACGACGAGGTCGGCGCGCCGCCGTCGTGGGTGCTGTCGAACCACGACGTCACGCGTCCGGTCACCCGGTACGGGCGGGCGGGGGACACCGGCTTCAGCTTCGCGGACCGGCTGCACGGCACCCCGGTCGACCGCGTGCTCGGCACGCGGCGAGCGCGGGCGGCGGCGTTGCTGGCGATGTCCCTGCCCGGCGGGATCTACCTGTATCAGGGGGAGGAGCTGGGTCTGTGGGAGGTGGAGGACATCCCGGGCGAGCTGCGGCAGGATCCGGTGTGGGAACGCAGCGACCACGCCGATCCCGGTCGCGACGGGTGCCGGGTGCCGATGCCGTGGTCTGGTTCATCCGCGCCGTTCGGGTTCAGTCCGGATGACGCGGAGAAGGAGCCTTGGCTGCCGCAGCCGGCGGAATGGGTGTCGTACACGGCTGAGGCGCAGGTGGGCGATGCCGGTTCGGTGCTTTCCCTTTACCGGTCGGGATTGCGCCTGCGGAAGCACGCGCAGGGGGAACTGCACTGGCTGGAGCAGCCGGGGGAGGTGCTCGCGTTCCGGCGCGGTGACTCGTTCGCCTGTCTGCTCAATTTCTCGGGGGAGGCGGTTCCGCTGCCTTCCTATCGCGAGGTTCTGCTCGCGAGCGGGCCGCTGGACGACGGGCGACTGCCCGCCGATACCGCTGTCTGGTTGGAGCTGTCATGA
- a CDS encoding glycoside hydrolase family 99 protein, with the protein MRILLAVVLALAALTAPASAAPVLSSKTHIFYYPWYGSPAVHGSYRHWPQGGHQPPQDIGADLYPSLGPYDSGDFGGAVDQHMAWIQRAGVGTLVYSWWGRGSYEDSLAPGVLAAAAKYGLKVAWHLEPYGGRTAQSTVDDIAYINSRYGPSPAFYRDVAHGNRPAFYVFDSLSIADWSPIGPLRSENIVLAQTTDLSRVTHFGGIYTYDVLATMNPVGWKGIADYARANGLVWAPSVGPGYVDDRAVPGNTTPTLARDDGRTYDTQWTNVLNPANGGTPDWVSITSFNEWHEGSTLEPATSTPPADHHYQTYEGAYGHTGTNAETAYLDRTAHWLTHF; encoded by the coding sequence ATGAGGATTCTGCTCGCGGTGGTCCTGGCGCTGGCCGCTCTTACGGCCCCGGCTTCGGCTGCGCCTGTGCTTTCGTCAAAGACGCACATCTTCTATTACCCGTGGTACGGGAGCCCGGCGGTGCACGGGTCCTATCGGCACTGGCCGCAGGGCGGGCACCAGCCACCGCAGGACATCGGCGCGGACCTGTACCCGTCGCTCGGCCCGTACGACTCGGGCGACTTCGGCGGGGCCGTGGACCAGCACATGGCGTGGATCCAGCGGGCGGGGGTCGGCACGCTGGTGTACAGCTGGTGGGGTCGAGGGTCCTATGAGGACAGTCTGGCGCCGGGTGTGCTGGCCGCGGCGGCGAAGTACGGGCTGAAGGTGGCGTGGCACCTGGAGCCGTATGGCGGCCGGACTGCTCAGTCCACTGTGGACGACATCGCGTACATCAACTCGCGCTATGGCCCGAGCCCGGCGTTCTACCGCGATGTCGCGCATGGCAACCGGCCGGCTTTCTACGTGTTCGACAGCCTGAGCATCGCGGACTGGTCACCGATCGGGCCCTTGCGGTCGGAGAACATCGTGCTCGCGCAAACCACGGACCTGAGCCGTGTGACCCACTTCGGCGGGATCTACACCTACGACGTGCTGGCGACGATGAACCCGGTGGGGTGGAAGGGAATCGCCGACTACGCACGGGCGAACGGCCTGGTGTGGGCGCCATCCGTCGGCCCGGGTTACGTCGACGACCGTGCCGTGCCCGGGAACACCACCCCCACCCTGGCCCGGGACGATGGCCGGACGTATGACACGCAATGGACGAACGTCCTCAACCCGGCGAACGGCGGTACCCCGGACTGGGTGTCGATCACGTCGTTCAACGAATGGCACGAAGGCTCCACGCTGGAACCCGCCACCTCCACCCCACCTGCCGACCACCACTACCAAACCTACGAGGGCGCCTACGGCCACACCGGCACCAACGCCGAAACCGCCTACCTGGACCGAACCGCCCACTGGCTGACCCACTTCTGA
- a CDS encoding VanW family protein produces MPQDSQWPGSRSEETDVFPAVSGELTDPDQTDALGTRSAYVHPLEPEEPGAGADRKRKLKRAGLIAGAVLGAFVVLYGADLLINSGDVPRGVTVAGVDVGGMSRENAEQELRGQLEPRLNQPVRVRAGDVEHTLDPRETGLILDWPATLDRAGEQPLNPFARIASFFTTRETGLATNADQAMLTTAMDGLRGKVDRAPVEGTITFDGATPVPVDPKQGQSLDVPGASQLLLSQWASGQVLDLPVGFTPVKSTPETVRAALEQFAKPAVSAPVTVKGEGKDGKLAPEAIAKALTFEVIDGGVLVPKIDNAKIGEAVGPQLASTEKEGRDAEIVFEGGKPAVHPSEDGKKINWDPTLVPLPEVLKLADGREVKAVYENKPAKVTTEEANKLGIKEVIGEFTTKGFAQDSGVNIRVVAEKVDGAIVKPGDTFSLNGFTGPRTKAQGYVEAGVISDGQPGREVGGGISQFATTLYNAYYFAGMKDAGHKEHSYYISRYPPAREATVFQNHSGGSVIDLKFTNDSDTGVAIQTIWTSSTITVKLWGTKRYNVESVPGERHNFTEPQEKPGPAENCTPSEGAQGFTVSDTRILRDAASGREVKREPRNVRYNPQPKIVCPTP; encoded by the coding sequence TTGCCGCAAGACAGTCAGTGGCCCGGTTCCCGGTCCGAGGAGACCGACGTGTTCCCGGCGGTCTCCGGCGAGCTCACCGATCCGGACCAGACCGACGCCCTCGGCACGCGATCCGCGTACGTGCACCCCCTCGAACCGGAAGAACCGGGCGCGGGTGCCGACCGCAAGCGCAAGCTCAAGCGCGCCGGGCTGATCGCCGGTGCCGTGCTGGGCGCGTTCGTCGTGCTCTACGGCGCCGACCTGCTGATCAACTCCGGTGACGTACCGCGTGGCGTGACCGTCGCGGGCGTGGACGTCGGCGGGATGAGCCGCGAAAACGCCGAGCAGGAGCTTCGCGGGCAGCTCGAGCCGCGGCTGAACCAGCCGGTCCGGGTGCGCGCCGGGGACGTCGAGCACACGCTCGACCCGCGTGAGACCGGGCTGATCCTGGACTGGCCCGCCACCCTGGACCGCGCCGGCGAGCAGCCGCTGAACCCGTTCGCCCGGATCGCCTCCTTCTTCACCACCCGGGAGACCGGCCTGGCCACCAACGCCGACCAGGCCATGCTCACCACCGCGATGGACGGGCTGCGCGGCAAGGTCGACCGCGCCCCGGTCGAGGGCACGATCACCTTCGACGGCGCCACGCCGGTGCCGGTGGACCCGAAGCAGGGCCAGTCACTCGACGTGCCCGGCGCGTCACAGCTGCTGCTCTCGCAGTGGGCCTCGGGTCAGGTGCTGGACCTGCCGGTCGGGTTCACCCCAGTGAAGTCCACGCCGGAGACCGTGCGCGCGGCGCTCGAGCAGTTCGCGAAGCCCGCGGTGTCCGCGCCGGTGACGGTCAAGGGCGAGGGCAAGGACGGCAAGCTCGCGCCGGAGGCGATCGCCAAGGCGCTGACCTTCGAGGTCATCGACGGCGGGGTGCTGGTCCCGAAGATCGACAACGCGAAGATCGGCGAAGCAGTCGGTCCGCAGCTCGCCTCCACCGAGAAGGAGGGGCGCGACGCGGAAATCGTCTTCGAAGGCGGCAAGCCGGCCGTGCACCCGTCCGAGGACGGCAAGAAGATCAACTGGGACCCGACCCTGGTGCCGCTGCCCGAGGTGCTCAAGCTCGCCGACGGCCGCGAGGTGAAGGCGGTCTACGAGAACAAGCCCGCCAAGGTCACCACCGAAGAGGCCAACAAGCTCGGCATCAAGGAAGTGATCGGCGAGTTCACCACGAAGGGTTTCGCGCAGGACTCCGGCGTGAACATCCGCGTGGTGGCGGAAAAGGTCGACGGCGCCATCGTCAAGCCGGGCGACACGTTCAGCCTCAACGGTTTCACCGGCCCGCGCACGAAGGCGCAGGGTTATGTGGAGGCGGGCGTGATCTCCGACGGCCAGCCGGGGCGCGAGGTCGGCGGCGGCATCTCGCAGTTCGCGACGACGTTGTACAACGCGTACTACTTCGCGGGCATGAAGGACGCCGGGCACAAGGAGCACAGCTACTACATCAGCCGCTACCCACCGGCCCGCGAGGCGACGGTGTTCCAGAACCACAGCGGTGGCAGCGTGATCGACCTGAAGTTCACCAACGACAGCGACACCGGCGTGGCGATCCAGACCATCTGGACCTCGTCGACCATCACGGTGAAACTGTGGGGGACGAAGCGGTACAACGTGGAGTCGGTGCCCGGTGAGCGGCACAACTTCACCGAGCCGCAGGAGAAGCCGGGCCCCGCGGAGAACTGCACGCCGAGCGAAGGCGCCCAGGGCTTCACCGTCAGCGACACCCGGATCCTGCGGGATGCCGCTTCGGGACGGGAAGTGAAGCGGGAACCGCGCAACGTCCGCTACAACCCGCAACCCAAGATCGTCTGCCCCACCCCCTGA
- a CDS encoding PHP domain-containing protein, with protein sequence MEPARALRDIAYELEKRGEPTYRVRAFRNAASVVDKLTPERLTELARTHRLTALKGIGAATASVIEDVLAGNVPEYLRKVEAEEAPELPDGGALLPALRGDCHTHSDWSDGGSPIAEMAEAARALGHEWMVLTDHSPRLTVANGLSAERLNQQLVVVAQLNEELAPFRVLTGIEVDILLDGALDQDEDLLWELDFVVASVHSELRMPRKEMTARMLAAVANPRVNVLGHCTGRRVAGRHRPESEFDAEKVFEACRENGVAVEINSRVDRLDPPKRLLKQAVELGCEFAIDSDAHAPGQLAWKAHGCARALECGVGIDQVINTRTADDLLAWRQY encoded by the coding sequence ATGGAACCTGCCAGGGCCTTGCGAGACATCGCCTACGAACTGGAGAAGCGCGGGGAGCCCACCTACCGGGTGCGCGCCTTCCGCAACGCGGCGTCGGTGGTGGACAAACTCACGCCGGAGCGCCTCACCGAACTGGCGCGCACCCACAGGTTGACCGCGCTCAAGGGCATCGGCGCGGCGACCGCGTCGGTGATCGAGGACGTGCTGGCCGGCAACGTGCCCGAATACCTGCGCAAGGTCGAGGCCGAGGAGGCGCCGGAGCTGCCCGACGGCGGTGCGCTGCTGCCCGCGTTGCGCGGGGACTGCCACACGCATTCGGACTGGTCGGACGGTGGCAGCCCGATCGCGGAGATGGCCGAGGCGGCCAGGGCCCTCGGGCACGAATGGATGGTGCTGACCGACCACTCACCGCGGCTGACCGTGGCGAACGGGCTGTCCGCGGAACGACTGAACCAGCAGCTCGTGGTGGTGGCCCAGCTGAACGAGGAACTGGCGCCGTTCCGCGTCCTCACCGGCATCGAAGTGGACATATTGCTCGACGGTGCCCTCGACCAGGACGAGGACCTGCTGTGGGAGCTGGACTTCGTGGTCGCCAGCGTGCACTCCGAACTCCGCATGCCACGCAAGGAGATGACCGCGCGCATGCTCGCCGCGGTGGCGAATCCGCGGGTCAACGTGCTGGGGCACTGCACCGGCCGCCGGGTCGCCGGGCGCCACCGGCCCGAGTCGGAATTCGACGCGGAGAAGGTGTTCGAAGCCTGCCGGGAGAACGGGGTCGCCGTCGAGATCAACTCGCGCGTGGACCGGCTCGACCCGCCGAAACGCCTGCTCAAGCAAGCCGTCGAGCTGGGCTGCGAGTTCGCCATCGACAGCGACGCGCACGCACCGGGGCAGCTGGCGTGGAAGGCACACGGCTGCGCGCGGGCGCTGGAATGCGGAGTGGGGATCGACCAAGTGATCAACACCCGCACCGCGGACGACCTGCTGGCCTGGCGCCAGTATTGA
- a CDS encoding TetR/AcrR family transcriptional regulator — protein sequence MPRLTRAESQARTREQLIAGAKDLFLREGYTATSLEKVADEAGYSKGAVYSNFRNKDELCLAVLDAIHAEQAEQLSASLEGVTELDAMFDAFQRWAERSIGDQAWTALEVEFATNVRRDPRLRDELAIRDKAIRDTITGVLKTHTDEFGIELPMPAEDCATALLSLGIGLGVQRAIDPSIPVGVLTEVMRMFAGR from the coding sequence ATGCCCAGACTCACCCGCGCGGAAAGCCAGGCCCGTACCCGCGAGCAGCTGATCGCCGGCGCGAAAGACCTGTTCCTGCGCGAGGGCTACACCGCGACCTCGCTGGAGAAGGTGGCCGACGAGGCCGGGTACTCCAAGGGCGCGGTCTACTCGAACTTCCGCAACAAGGACGAGCTGTGCCTGGCCGTGCTCGACGCCATCCACGCCGAGCAGGCCGAACAGCTGTCCGCCTCCCTGGAGGGCGTCACCGAACTGGACGCGATGTTCGACGCGTTCCAGCGCTGGGCGGAACGCAGCATCGGGGATCAGGCGTGGACCGCGCTGGAGGTGGAGTTCGCCACCAACGTGCGCCGGGACCCGCGGCTGCGCGACGAACTGGCGATCCGCGACAAGGCCATCCGCGACACCATCACCGGCGTGCTGAAGACGCACACCGACGAGTTCGGCATCGAACTGCCGATGCCCGCCGAGGACTGCGCGACCGCGCTGCTCAGCCTCGGCATCGGGCTCGGGGTGCAGCGGGCGATCGACCCGAGCATCCCGGTCGGCGTGCTCACCGAAGTGATGCGGATGTTCGCCGGACGCTGA